In one window of Microbacterium natoriense DNA:
- a CDS encoding carbohydrate ABC transporter permease, with translation MSVVAPHARTSEGRMPEAPSPGIRRRRRNPGASPWWALVFIGPTALGITVFYLWPTVRTLIISFTKSGPFGGSEWVGFENYARLLQDPELIGALRNTAIYTVIALIGIPLAVAIAALLNTTGLKGRSAYRTLYFIPFVTMPAAIALVWRMIYNGDYGVLNAALGAVGVEGRSWLTDPSTALVAIAVVGIWAGLGTNIVIFLAGLQGIPDTIMEAADLDGAGPVRKFFSITIPMLSPSIFFVSVISVIGALQVFDLIYMMLGRSNPAMPNTRTVVYLFYEAGFLDNDRGYAAAVAFLLLVIILLLTVVQFRLQKKWVHYE, from the coding sequence ATGAGCGTCGTCGCGCCCCACGCGCGCACGTCGGAGGGGCGGATGCCGGAGGCCCCCAGCCCCGGCATCCGCCGCCGGCGGCGCAACCCCGGTGCCTCGCCGTGGTGGGCACTGGTCTTCATCGGTCCCACCGCACTCGGCATCACGGTCTTCTACCTCTGGCCGACCGTGCGCACCCTCATCATCTCGTTCACGAAGTCGGGCCCCTTCGGCGGATCCGAGTGGGTGGGCTTCGAGAACTACGCCCGCCTTCTGCAGGACCCCGAGCTCATCGGGGCGCTGCGCAACACCGCGATCTACACCGTGATCGCTCTGATCGGCATTCCGCTCGCCGTCGCGATCGCCGCCCTCTTGAACACCACCGGACTCAAGGGACGCAGCGCCTATCGCACGCTGTACTTCATTCCCTTCGTCACGATGCCGGCGGCGATCGCGCTCGTATGGCGGATGATCTACAACGGCGACTACGGCGTCTTGAACGCGGCGCTCGGAGCCGTCGGCGTCGAAGGCCGCAGCTGGCTCACCGATCCGAGCACCGCGCTCGTCGCGATCGCCGTCGTCGGGATCTGGGCGGGCCTCGGCACCAACATCGTCATCTTCCTCGCGGGTCTGCAAGGCATCCCCGACACGATCATGGAGGCCGCCGACCTCGACGGCGCTGGCCCTGTGCGCAAGTTCTTCTCGATCACGATCCCGATGCTGTCGCCGTCGATCTTCTTCGTGAGCGTGATCAGCGTGATCGGCGCGCTGCAGGTGTTCGACCTCATCTACATGATGCTCGGACGCAGCAACCCGGCGATGCCGAACACCCGCACCGTGGTGTACCTGTTCTACGAAGCGGGCTTCCTCGACAACGATCGCGGCTATGCCGCCGCTGTCGCGTTCCTGCTGCTCGTGATCATCCTGCTGCTCACCGTCGTCCAGTTCCGCCTGCAGAAGAAGTGGGTGCACTATGAGTGA
- a CDS encoding fluoride efflux transporter FluC, whose amino-acid sequence MSPLLFVGAALAGGVGAALRYLVDLGVARFAGRRFPWGVFVVNLSGSFALGVVTTALPDQAFLLGAGLLGGYTTFSTAMLDTVALWRDGERPASAFNAIGTLLLGVLAAGLGLALGSAL is encoded by the coding sequence GTGAGTCCGCTGCTGTTCGTGGGCGCAGCGCTCGCCGGGGGAGTCGGCGCGGCGCTGCGCTACCTCGTCGATCTCGGGGTCGCGCGGTTCGCAGGTCGACGCTTCCCCTGGGGCGTCTTCGTCGTCAACCTCAGCGGATCGTTCGCGCTGGGCGTCGTGACCACTGCCCTCCCGGACCAGGCGTTCCTGCTCGGCGCGGGTCTGCTCGGCGGATACACGACCTTCAGCACCGCGATGCTCGACACCGTGGCTCTGTGGCGCGACGGCGAACGCCCGGCATCCGCCTTCAACGCGATCGGCACCCTGCTGCTGGGGGTGCTGGCCGCCGGTCTCGGGCTCGCGCTCGGCTCCGCTCTCTGA
- a CDS encoding CrcB family protein: MNLRRVLLVVAGGTAGTAARIALGMLLADAGVLPVLIANVVGAFLIGLLMARPFERLADPARADLRLLLGTGALGGFTTYSAFVTGTVGLWADAPLLAVVYAAGSLVLGLGGAALGLHLGRPRAERPPRGVVS; encoded by the coding sequence GTGAATCTCCGCCGCGTGCTCCTCGTCGTCGCCGGGGGCACGGCGGGGACCGCCGCCAGGATCGCGCTCGGGATGCTGCTCGCCGACGCCGGTGTCCTGCCCGTGCTGATCGCGAACGTCGTCGGCGCCTTCCTGATCGGCCTCCTCATGGCACGGCCTTTCGAGCGGCTCGCGGATCCGGCACGCGCCGACCTGCGGCTCCTGCTCGGAACGGGAGCGCTCGGAGGGTTCACGACATACAGCGCATTCGTGACCGGAACCGTGGGGCTGTGGGCGGATGCTCCGCTCCTCGCCGTCGTGTACGCCGCGGGTTCTCTCGTCCTCGGGCTCGGAGGCGCAGCGCTCGGTCTGCACCTCGGCCGTCCGCGTGCGGAGCGGCCGCCGAGGGGAGTCGTCTCGTGA
- a CDS encoding efflux RND transporter permease subunit — MSKLAVLSLKNRALIALITIVAAVFGGLALTNLKQELIPSLELPNLMVMTTYPGASPEVVENDVSTPIESAIQGVPGLEGTTATSTTNASIVQATFTYGTNLATAEQKIQQAINRISSTLPDDVTPQVLSVSIDDFPVIQVAVSGFADADNAQAELQSVAIPKLEDVKGVNAAQIVGGVGQRITITPDVAKLAAAGESTQAISSALQQNGTLFPGGDITENGQTLTVQTGAKITSVDEIAALPLVGTDATIGDVATVVQETDPVTSISRVDGKDALSISITKLPAANTVEVSHGVIAALDDIKEAFPDAKFTIVFDQAPFIVQSIDTLATEGLLGLVFAVIVILVFLLSIRSTLVTAISIPTSVLITFIGLQAFGYSLNILTLGALTIAIGRVVDDSIVVIENIKRHYVGDADKGDAIRLAVREVAAAVTASTITTVAVFLPIVFVGDMVGELFRPFAMTVTIAMVASLLVALTIVPVLAYWFLRPGKPLLDDHGVQIDPEHPDAPPTRLQRAYRPILGWTLKHSGITVILAVVVLGATLAAAPLMKVNFLSDSGQNTMTVTQDLGPTASLESKSDAAMKVEKALLGIDGITHVQASIGSSGSALRDAFSGGAGVTFSVLTDSDADQEKLRADVQEAIDGLKDVGDVAVGASAGLGSSDIEVSVTASNSEDLEKATSAVVDEIKGRDGVGQVTDNLAAALPYLAVVVDRQAAAERGLSEVAVGSIVSNTMRPQQAGSVEIDDTALTVYIAAPEPPTTAQALKELAIPTMAGIVQLQDIATVEERNGPTSITTEKGKRTATVTVPPASDNLAVATASVSAALAAVDLPDGASAEVGGVATQQADSFSQLGLAMLAAILIVYVVMVATFKSLRQPLLLLVSVPFAATGAILLQIVTGVPLGVASLIGVLMLIGIVVTNAIVLVDLVNQYREKGLPTAEAVLAGGEKRLRPILMTALATIFALTPMALGITGHGGFISQPLAIVVIGGLVSSTVLTLIVLPTLYNLVEGARERRKARKAGAGSDAGSDAADDSDAAEASSGVEGPSSASASGLPHAPQLTRRQLREHPTAE, encoded by the coding sequence TTGTCGAAACTCGCCGTCCTGAGCCTGAAGAACCGCGCGCTCATCGCGCTGATCACGATCGTCGCCGCGGTGTTCGGCGGCCTCGCGCTGACGAACCTCAAGCAGGAGCTCATCCCGTCGCTCGAGCTGCCCAACCTCATGGTCATGACGACCTACCCCGGGGCGTCGCCGGAGGTCGTCGAGAACGACGTCTCCACGCCGATCGAGTCGGCCATCCAGGGCGTTCCGGGGCTCGAAGGAACGACGGCGACCAGCACGACGAACGCATCGATCGTGCAGGCGACGTTCACCTACGGCACGAACCTCGCCACCGCCGAGCAGAAGATCCAGCAGGCGATCAACCGCATCTCCTCCACTCTGCCGGATGATGTGACCCCGCAGGTCCTGTCGGTGTCGATCGACGATTTCCCGGTGATCCAGGTCGCGGTCTCCGGCTTCGCCGATGCCGACAACGCCCAGGCCGAGCTCCAGAGCGTCGCGATCCCGAAGCTCGAAGACGTCAAGGGCGTCAACGCCGCGCAGATCGTCGGCGGTGTCGGTCAGCGCATCACGATCACTCCGGACGTCGCCAAGCTCGCAGCCGCAGGCGAGAGCACCCAGGCCATCAGCTCGGCCCTGCAGCAGAACGGCACGCTGTTCCCTGGCGGTGACATCACCGAGAACGGTCAGACCCTGACGGTGCAGACCGGCGCGAAGATCACCTCTGTCGACGAGATCGCCGCGCTCCCGCTCGTGGGGACGGACGCGACGATCGGCGACGTCGCGACCGTGGTGCAGGAGACCGATCCTGTGACGTCGATCTCCCGCGTGGACGGCAAGGACGCTCTGTCGATCTCGATCACCAAACTGCCTGCCGCGAACACCGTCGAGGTGTCGCACGGGGTGATCGCCGCTCTCGACGACATCAAGGAGGCGTTCCCCGACGCGAAGTTCACGATCGTGTTCGACCAGGCGCCCTTCATCGTCCAGTCGATCGACACGCTCGCGACCGAGGGCCTTCTCGGGCTCGTGTTCGCGGTGATCGTCATCCTCGTGTTCCTGCTCTCGATCCGCTCCACGCTCGTGACGGCCATCTCGATCCCCACCAGCGTGCTGATCACTTTCATCGGGCTGCAGGCGTTCGGATACTCGCTCAACATCCTCACCCTCGGCGCCCTGACCATCGCGATCGGACGCGTGGTCGACGACTCGATCGTCGTGATCGAGAACATCAAGCGCCACTACGTCGGCGACGCCGACAAGGGCGACGCCATCCGTCTCGCCGTGCGCGAGGTCGCGGCGGCCGTCACGGCATCCACCATCACGACCGTCGCGGTCTTCCTGCCGATCGTGTTCGTCGGCGACATGGTCGGCGAGCTGTTCCGACCCTTCGCGATGACCGTGACGATCGCGATGGTCGCCTCTCTGCTCGTCGCGCTCACGATCGTCCCCGTGCTGGCCTACTGGTTCCTGCGCCCCGGCAAGCCTCTGCTCGACGACCACGGCGTGCAGATCGACCCGGAGCACCCGGACGCTCCGCCGACGCGACTGCAGCGCGCGTACCGGCCGATCCTCGGCTGGACGCTCAAGCACTCCGGCATCACGGTGATCCTCGCGGTCGTCGTGCTCGGCGCGACGCTCGCCGCAGCCCCGCTGATGAAGGTGAACTTCCTCAGCGACTCCGGCCAGAACACGATGACGGTCACGCAGGATCTCGGTCCGACCGCGAGCCTCGAATCCAAGTCGGATGCCGCGATGAAGGTCGAGAAGGCTCTCCTCGGCATCGACGGCATCACCCACGTGCAGGCCTCGATCGGCTCCAGCGGATCGGCGCTGCGCGACGCGTTCTCCGGCGGTGCCGGAGTGACGTTCTCGGTGCTCACCGACAGCGACGCCGATCAGGAGAAGCTGCGCGCCGACGTGCAGGAGGCCATCGACGGGCTGAAGGACGTCGGAGACGTCGCCGTAGGAGCATCCGCCGGCCTCGGGTCCAGCGACATCGAGGTCTCCGTCACTGCGTCGAACTCCGAGGACCTCGAGAAGGCGACCTCTGCGGTCGTCGACGAGATCAAGGGGCGCGACGGTGTCGGCCAGGTGACCGACAACCTCGCCGCCGCGCTGCCGTACCTCGCCGTGGTCGTCGACCGTCAGGCAGCGGCCGAGCGCGGGCTCTCCGAGGTCGCCGTGGGCTCGATCGTGTCGAACACCATGCGTCCGCAGCAGGCCGGGTCCGTCGAGATCGACGACACCGCGCTGACTGTGTACATCGCAGCCCCCGAGCCGCCCACGACGGCGCAGGCCCTGAAGGAGCTCGCGATCCCGACGATGGCCGGCATCGTTCAGCTGCAGGACATCGCGACCGTCGAGGAGCGCAACGGCCCCACCTCGATCACGACCGAGAAGGGCAAGCGCACGGCTACCGTGACGGTGCCCCCGGCATCCGACAACCTCGCCGTCGCGACCGCCTCCGTCTCCGCCGCGCTCGCCGCGGTGGACCTGCCGGACGGCGCCTCGGCAGAGGTCGGCGGTGTCGCGACGCAGCAGGCCGACTCGTTCTCGCAGCTCGGACTCGCGATGCTCGCGGCCATCCTCATCGTGTACGTGGTGATGGTGGCGACGTTCAAGTCGCTGCGCCAGCCGCTGCTGCTGCTCGTCTCGGTGCCGTTCGCGGCGACCGGAGCGATCCTGCTGCAGATCGTCACCGGCGTGCCGCTCGGCGTCGCCTCGCTGATCGGCGTGCTGATGCTCATCGGCATCGTGGTGACGAACGCGATCGTGCTCGTCGACCTCGTGAACCAGTACCGCGAGAAGGGGCTGCCCACGGCGGAGGCGGTGCTCGCGGGCGGTGAGAAGCGTCTGCGCCCGATTCTCATGACGGCGCTCGCGACGATCTTCGCGCTGACCCCGATGGCGCTCGGCATCACCGGCCACGGCGGGTTCATCTCGCAGCCGCTCGCGATCGTCGTGATCGGCGGACTCGTGTCATCGACCGTGCTGACGCTCATCGTGCTGCCGACGCTGTACAACCTCGTCGAGGGCGCCAGGGAACGCCGGAAGGCCCGCAAGGCCGGGGCGGGTTCGGATGCCGGTTCGGATGCGGCGGATGACTCGGATGCAGCCGAGGCGTCGTCCGGTGTCGAGGGGCCGTCGTCGGCATCCGCTTCCGGACTCCCGCACGCTCCGCAGCTCACCCGGCGGCAGCTGCGCGAGCACCCGACGGCCGAGTAG
- a CDS encoding Gfo/Idh/MocA family protein, which produces MDLRIGIIGFGARATLREEVQRPGEGSRITAICDPSERARDDARRLVPDALVTGSVDELLASGVDAVMVLTPDDMHAALSIRALEAGVAVFCEKPLAIDLADADAMLEAARRTGSRLYIGHNMRHMPVITLMRELILDGRIGDVKAVWVRHFVGHGGDFYFKDWHADRRRTTGLLLQKGAHDIDIIHWLAGAYTERVAAMGELSVYGGIADRRDRTGERMPDWFSVDNWPPTSLTGLNPVIDVEDISMVNMRLSGGIMASYQQCHFAPDYWRNYTVIGTEGRIENFGDTAGSEVKLWNRRHRGAGEADETFIVPEVEDAGHDGADALLVAEFLRFVRDGGLTETSPVAAREAVATGILATQSLRGDGSAIEVPQLDPELVAYFERGQVE; this is translated from the coding sequence GTGGACCTCCGCATCGGCATCATCGGCTTCGGCGCGCGCGCCACTCTCCGCGAGGAGGTGCAGCGCCCCGGCGAGGGCTCGCGCATCACCGCCATCTGCGACCCGTCAGAGCGTGCTCGCGATGACGCACGACGACTCGTTCCAGACGCCCTCGTCACCGGCTCCGTCGACGAGCTGCTGGCCTCCGGCGTCGACGCCGTGATGGTGCTCACACCCGACGACATGCACGCCGCTCTCAGCATCCGCGCCCTGGAGGCGGGCGTCGCGGTGTTCTGCGAGAAGCCGCTCGCGATCGATCTCGCCGACGCCGACGCCATGCTGGAGGCCGCGCGCCGTACCGGCAGCCGCCTCTACATCGGACACAACATGCGGCACATGCCCGTGATCACGCTCATGCGCGAGCTGATCCTGGACGGGCGGATCGGCGACGTCAAGGCGGTCTGGGTGCGCCATTTCGTCGGCCACGGCGGCGATTTCTACTTCAAGGACTGGCACGCCGACCGCCGGCGCACGACCGGGCTCCTCCTGCAGAAGGGGGCGCACGACATCGACATCATCCACTGGCTGGCCGGCGCCTACACCGAACGGGTCGCGGCGATGGGCGAACTCAGCGTGTACGGCGGCATCGCCGATCGGCGCGACCGCACCGGCGAACGGATGCCGGACTGGTTCAGCGTGGACAACTGGCCGCCCACGTCGCTCACCGGACTGAACCCGGTGATCGACGTCGAGGACATCTCGATGGTGAACATGCGGCTCAGCGGCGGCATCATGGCGTCGTATCAGCAGTGCCATTTCGCCCCCGACTACTGGCGCAACTACACGGTGATCGGCACCGAAGGGCGGATCGAGAACTTCGGAGACACCGCGGGCAGTGAGGTCAAGCTGTGGAACCGCCGTCACCGCGGCGCGGGGGAGGCCGACGAGACCTTCATCGTGCCCGAGGTCGAGGATGCCGGGCATGACGGCGCCGACGCGCTGCTCGTCGCCGAGTTCCTGCGCTTCGTGCGCGACGGCGGTCTCACCGAGACGTCTCCCGTCGCAGCCCGCGAAGCCGTGGCCACCGGCATCCTCGCGACGCAGTCGCTCCGCGGAGACGGCTCGGCCATCGAGGTGCCGCAACTCGATCCCGAGCTGGTCGCATACTTCGAGCGCGGCCAGGTCGAGTAG
- a CDS encoding TetR/AcrR family transcriptional regulator yields the protein MSEALRRRRDPEARRREIVTAAAELIVEIGVDAITHRKVASRAGVPLGATTQYFATLDDLREAAVGELAAEVDNRIEATRQAVLADGVTPAGLARLIHESLSDVHAVQADRAVVTAAVHDPRVRELARHWSDEVVGFIAPVHGLDRARAAAVFIDGVLWHAQIHDEPLDEGIIRDALVGILTPAAASA from the coding sequence ATGAGCGAAGCACTGCGGCGCAGGCGCGACCCCGAGGCGCGCCGGCGCGAGATCGTGACCGCGGCAGCCGAGCTCATCGTCGAGATCGGCGTCGACGCGATCACGCACCGCAAAGTCGCATCCAGGGCAGGGGTGCCGCTCGGCGCCACGACCCAGTACTTCGCCACACTCGACGATCTCCGCGAAGCCGCAGTCGGCGAGCTCGCCGCCGAGGTCGACAACCGCATCGAGGCCACGCGACAGGCCGTCCTCGCCGACGGCGTCACACCTGCAGGCCTGGCTCGGCTGATCCACGAGAGCCTGTCGGACGTTCACGCCGTGCAGGCCGATCGCGCCGTGGTCACCGCGGCCGTCCATGATCCGCGCGTGCGCGAACTCGCACGGCACTGGTCCGACGAGGTCGTCGGATTCATCGCACCCGTTCACGGTCTGGACCGAGCCAGGGCAGCTGCCGTCTTCATCGACGGCGTACTCTGGCACGCTCAGATCCACGACGAACCGCTCGACGAGGGCATCATCCGCGACGCCCTCGTCGGAATCCTGACACCAGCCGCAGCATCCGCCTAA
- a CDS encoding LacI family DNA-binding transcriptional regulator, translating to MVQRRKTDARRPTLRMVAELAGVSTATVSYVFSGRAGTGGSGVAEATAARVIAAAEELNYRPNTAARAIRTGRSGMVQLSLHMLSDPWSLAVADAVNAEANKHGLTTLILADGDWHAALDRVESDVAYLDGVGLDEVAKEKLRDLVRRGQRLVVFSEHLEPDGFDVVRSDAIPGCELAMDHLIERRTRIGCLAAEGAVRLASTQVTRYTPYVEKMSAAGLVFDPAWTETYAETQASAFAAAVRLLSSENRPDAVYATTDFAAIAAINAAHMLGLRVPHDVAVVGVGNTPDARLIAPTLTTVGPTDFYERQARIIIERALSADDVTGRLHEFSWSLFPGASTDIDAPASR from the coding sequence ATGGTGCAGCGCAGGAAGACGGATGCTCGCCGCCCCACTCTTCGGATGGTCGCCGAACTGGCCGGCGTGTCGACTGCGACGGTCTCGTACGTGTTCTCCGGACGTGCAGGGACGGGCGGGTCCGGTGTCGCCGAAGCCACCGCGGCGCGGGTGATCGCGGCGGCCGAGGAGCTGAACTACCGGCCGAACACCGCGGCACGGGCGATCCGCACCGGACGCAGCGGCATGGTGCAGCTCTCGCTGCACATGCTCAGCGACCCGTGGTCGCTCGCAGTGGCCGATGCCGTGAACGCCGAGGCGAACAAGCACGGGCTCACGACGCTGATCCTCGCGGACGGCGACTGGCACGCGGCACTGGATCGGGTGGAGAGCGACGTCGCCTATCTCGACGGCGTCGGACTCGACGAGGTCGCGAAAGAGAAGCTGCGCGACCTCGTGCGGCGCGGGCAGCGGCTCGTGGTCTTCTCGGAGCACCTCGAACCAGACGGCTTCGACGTCGTGCGCTCGGACGCCATCCCGGGCTGCGAGCTCGCGATGGATCACCTGATCGAGCGTCGCACCCGGATCGGATGCCTCGCGGCGGAGGGGGCCGTGCGCCTGGCCTCCACCCAGGTGACCCGGTACACGCCGTACGTCGAGAAGATGTCGGCCGCAGGCCTCGTCTTCGATCCGGCGTGGACGGAGACCTACGCCGAGACCCAGGCAAGCGCCTTCGCCGCAGCCGTGCGGCTGCTGTCGAGCGAGAACCGCCCGGATGCGGTCTACGCGACCACCGACTTCGCGGCCATCGCGGCCATCAACGCCGCGCACATGCTGGGGCTTCGTGTGCCGCACGACGTCGCCGTGGTCGGCGTCGGCAACACGCCGGACGCCCGGCTGATCGCTCCCACACTGACGACGGTCGGCCCGACCGACTTCTACGAGCGGCAGGCGCGCATCATCATCGAGCGCGCCCTCTCGGCCGACGACGTCACCGGTCGGCTGCACGAGTTCTCGTGGTCCCTCTTCCCCGGGGCCTCGACCGACATCGACGCTCCGGCATCCCGCTGA
- a CDS encoding ABC transporter substrate-binding protein codes for MARLPRRTLGALAASAAALLALSACSSSTGGDSGSADGDVTLSYAIWDENQKPAMEEIAKAFQKEHPNVTIDIQVTPYKEYFTKLQTAATGGSAADVFWMNGPNFQLYASNGQLAPLDDSGIEASDYPQGLIDLYTYDGKLCGAPKDFDTVAVWYNKELFDAAGVAYPSEGWTWDDFTAAAAKLTDPAKGQYGIAASQYGQENNYNSIAQAGGEVISADGTTSGYGSPEALEGIELWTDLIESGSSPTAQQMTDTNPEDFFLSGKVAMFQNGSWAAIAYADNADIGGKVDVAPLPAGPDGNQSVIHGVGNVANAKSAHLEEAQAFAAFASGEEAAKIQAETGTVIPAFNGTQQAWVDALPQYDLQVYIDALDTAVPYPVSRNTSAWTSIESEILSQVWSGAVTPKDGLKDLAEKMQAALDDEQKK; via the coding sequence ATGGCTCGCCTCCCCCGCCGCACCCTCGGCGCCCTTGCCGCCTCAGCGGCCGCCCTGCTCGCCCTGAGCGCCTGCTCGTCGTCCACCGGAGGGGATTCCGGTTCTGCCGATGGCGACGTCACCCTCAGCTACGCGATCTGGGACGAGAACCAGAAACCGGCGATGGAGGAGATCGCGAAGGCGTTCCAGAAGGAGCACCCGAACGTCACGATCGACATCCAGGTCACGCCGTACAAGGAGTACTTCACCAAACTGCAGACCGCGGCGACGGGAGGCTCCGCGGCCGACGTGTTCTGGATGAACGGTCCGAACTTCCAGCTGTACGCGTCCAATGGGCAGCTCGCACCCCTCGACGACTCCGGCATCGAGGCCTCCGACTACCCGCAGGGTCTCATCGACCTCTACACCTACGACGGCAAGCTCTGCGGCGCCCCCAAGGACTTCGACACCGTCGCCGTCTGGTACAACAAGGAGCTCTTCGACGCCGCGGGCGTCGCCTACCCGTCCGAGGGCTGGACGTGGGACGACTTCACCGCCGCCGCCGCGAAGCTGACCGACCCGGCGAAGGGCCAGTACGGCATCGCGGCCAGCCAGTACGGCCAGGAGAACAACTACAACTCGATCGCGCAGGCGGGAGGCGAGGTCATATCCGCGGATGGCACGACGAGCGGATACGGATCGCCTGAGGCGCTCGAGGGCATCGAGCTGTGGACGGACCTCATCGAGAGCGGGTCCTCGCCGACGGCGCAGCAGATGACCGACACCAACCCCGAGGACTTCTTCCTCTCAGGCAAGGTCGCGATGTTCCAGAACGGCTCGTGGGCGGCCATCGCCTACGCCGACAACGCCGACATCGGCGGCAAGGTCGACGTCGCCCCGCTGCCGGCGGGCCCCGACGGGAACCAGAGCGTCATCCACGGCGTCGGCAACGTCGCCAACGCCAAGAGCGCGCATCTCGAAGAGGCCCAGGCCTTCGCCGCGTTCGCCTCCGGTGAAGAGGCGGCCAAGATCCAGGCCGAGACCGGCACCGTGATCCCCGCGTTCAACGGCACCCAGCAGGCGTGGGTCGACGCGCTGCCGCAGTACGACCTCCAGGTCTACATCGACGCGCTCGACACCGCGGTGCCCTACCCCGTCTCGAGGAACACCTCGGCGTGGACCAGCATCGAGAGCGAGATCCTGTCTCAGGTGTGGTCGGGTGCAGTGACGCCGAAGGACGGCCTGAAGGACCTCGCCGAGAAGATGCAGGCCGCGCTGGACGACGAGCAGAAGAAGTAA
- a CDS encoding carbohydrate ABC transporter permease encodes MSDLSLDTRAVIGVPSGRTPRAGKPKNRGLWIVHLLLSLGAVIMVFPFIWQLLTSFKTLSDSVQVPPSILPREWVFTNFAEVFESMPFAQMFANSVLLTVGRTIGQVVLCTMAGYAFARIPFPGRNALFVVFLSVLMVPSQLYLLPQYEIIQSLGWLNSLQALTVPGIFSAFGTFLMRQFFMSMPAELEEAARIDGANPWQTFWRIMVPLAKPGIIALVVFTVLWSWNDLLWPLIVTTDPAKMPLSVGLSQLVGIHGTDYPVLMAGALLATLPMLVTFMILQRQFIQGIAFSGSKG; translated from the coding sequence ATGAGTGACCTCTCGCTCGACACGCGCGCCGTGATCGGCGTACCCTCCGGGCGCACGCCACGCGCGGGGAAGCCGAAGAACCGGGGCCTCTGGATCGTGCACCTGCTCCTGAGCCTCGGCGCCGTGATCATGGTGTTCCCCTTCATCTGGCAGCTGCTGACATCGTTCAAGACGCTGTCCGACTCTGTGCAGGTGCCGCCGAGCATCCTTCCTCGCGAATGGGTCTTCACGAACTTCGCCGAGGTCTTCGAATCGATGCCGTTCGCGCAGATGTTCGCGAACTCCGTGCTGCTCACGGTCGGGCGCACGATCGGCCAGGTGGTGCTGTGCACCATGGCGGGCTATGCGTTCGCGCGCATCCCGTTCCCCGGCCGCAACGCGCTGTTCGTGGTGTTCCTGTCCGTGCTCATGGTGCCGTCGCAGCTGTACCTGCTGCCGCAGTACGAGATCATCCAGTCTCTCGGCTGGCTGAACTCCCTGCAGGCTCTGACCGTGCCCGGCATCTTCAGCGCATTCGGCACGTTCCTGATGCGGCAGTTCTTCATGTCGATGCCGGCCGAACTGGAGGAGGCGGCGCGGATCGACGGAGCGAATCCGTGGCAGACGTTCTGGCGGATCATGGTTCCGCTCGCGAAGCCTGGCATCATCGCTCTCGTGGTGTTCACTGTGCTGTGGTCGTGGAACGACCTGCTCTGGCCGCTGATCGTGACGACGGATCCCGCAAAGATGCCGCTCTCGGTCGGGCTCTCGCAGCTCGTCGGCATCCACGGCACCGACTACCCCGTGCTGATGGCGGGCGCCCTTCTCGCGACGCTGCCGATGCTCGTGACCTTCATGATCCTGCAACGGCAGTTCATCCAGGGCATCGCCTTCAGCGGATCGAAGGGCTGA